One Magnetospirillum sp. 15-1 DNA window includes the following coding sequences:
- the cutA gene encoding divalent-cation tolerance protein CutA: MIYITAADREAALALARALVAERLAACANVLDGATSVYWWDGKVCEGPEAVLICKTRADLVDSVIKRVRELHDYACPCVVALPIETGNPAYLDWIRTETGG, encoded by the coding sequence ATGATTTATATAACCGCCGCCGATCGCGAGGCGGCCTTGGCCCTGGCCCGCGCCCTGGTGGCCGAGCGGCTGGCGGCCTGCGCCAACGTGCTGGACGGCGCCACCTCGGTCTATTGGTGGGACGGCAAGGTCTGCGAGGGGCCCGAGGCGGTCCTGATCTGCAAGACCAGGGCCGATCTTGTGGATTCCGTGATCAAGCGGGTGCGCGAACTGCACGACTACGCCTGCCCCTGCGTGGTGGCTTTGCCCATCGAGACGGGCAATCCCGCCTATCTCGACTGGATCAGGACCGAGACCGGCGGCTGA
- a CDS encoding dihydroorotate dehydrogenase-like protein, with product MNLATRYLGLDLKNPLVVSASPLALDLGNSRRLEDCGAAAIVLPSIFQEDIENEIDEIERLVCEGNSEAFSYFPANISANAGPKNYLDLIRRTREALDIPVIASLNGTTRTGWTDYAKQMEQAGANAVELNVYLLPTDMDLTGAEVEARYLAILDAVKETVSIPVSMKLSPYFSSVGNMVKTLDQAGVDGVVLFNRFYQPDIDLEELKLVRDLKLSHKGEIRLPLLWIATLAGKIKASIAASSGVQTAAEVVKYLFVGADVVMTTSALMRHGVDYMKTLHDGLIAELKEREAESVADIRGRMSRGATKDLAAFDRVNYIRILRGGAYNA from the coding sequence ATGAATCTCGCCACCCGCTATCTCGGCCTCGACCTGAAGAATCCTCTGGTGGTTTCGGCCTCGCCGCTGGCGCTGGACCTTGGCAATTCCCGCCGGCTGGAGGATTGCGGCGCGGCGGCCATCGTGCTGCCCTCCATCTTCCAGGAGGACATCGAGAACGAGATCGACGAGATCGAGCGTCTAGTCTGCGAAGGCAATTCCGAGGCGTTCTCTTACTTCCCCGCCAATATCAGCGCCAATGCCGGGCCGAAGAACTATCTCGACCTGATCCGCCGCACCCGTGAAGCCCTGGACATTCCGGTGATCGCCAGCCTGAACGGCACCACGCGGACCGGCTGGACCGATTACGCCAAGCAGATGGAACAGGCCGGCGCCAATGCCGTCGAGCTGAACGTCTACCTGCTGCCGACCGATATGGACCTGACCGGCGCCGAGGTCGAGGCCCGCTATCTCGCCATTCTCGACGCCGTCAAAGAAACGGTCTCCATTCCGGTCTCCATGAAGCTCAGCCCCTATTTCAGCTCGGTGGGCAACATGGTGAAGACCCTGGATCAGGCCGGGGTGGACGGCGTGGTGCTGTTCAACCGCTTCTACCAGCCCGACATCGACCTGGAAGAGTTGAAGCTGGTCCGCGACCTCAAGCTCAGCCACAAGGGCGAGATTCGCCTGCCCCTGCTGTGGATCGCCACCCTGGCCGGCAAGATCAAGGCCTCCATCGCCGCCAGTTCCGGCGTCCAGACCGCCGCCGAGGTGGTGAAGTATCTGTTCGTCGGTGCCGACGTGGTGATGACCACCTCGGCCCTGATGCGTCATGGCGTCGATTACATGAAGACCCTGCACGACGGCCTGATCGCCGAACTCAAGGAGCGCGAGGCCGAATCCGTCGCCGACATCCGTGGCCGCATGAGCCGGGGCGCCACCAAGGATCTGGCCGCCTTCGACCGCGTCAACTATATCCGCATCCTGCGGGGCGGCGCCTACAACGCCTGA